The Faecalibacterium prausnitzii genome includes a window with the following:
- a CDS encoding rhomboid family intramembrane serine protease — protein MNWLTKLERKYGRICIPNLISILVGAQVLVYAVELFVNQYVSLYLSLSRTALLMGQVWRVITFVFVPFSGGGPLSVILGIYFTWFIGSALEKEWGDFRFNLYLLLGMVGAVAACLLTGYADTYCLSLSLLLAFAMLYPEVQVLLFFVIPIRVKYFGWFAAALWALSFLGSGMMGKLNYLLCMLNFVVFFGPQAWRSVRAWVRREQWKRKNRR, from the coding sequence ATGAACTGGCTAACCAAACTGGAGCGGAAGTATGGCCGCATCTGCATCCCGAACCTCATCTCGATCCTGGTGGGTGCACAGGTCCTGGTCTATGCTGTGGAACTGTTCGTCAATCAGTATGTCTCGCTTTATCTGAGCCTGAGCCGCACGGCCCTGCTGATGGGGCAGGTCTGGCGGGTCATCACCTTTGTGTTCGTGCCGTTTTCGGGCGGCGGGCCGCTCAGCGTCATCCTGGGCATCTACTTCACCTGGTTCATCGGGAGCGCACTGGAAAAAGAGTGGGGCGACTTCCGCTTCAATCTGTATCTCCTGCTGGGCATGGTGGGCGCAGTGGCGGCCTGCCTGCTGACGGGCTATGCCGATACCTACTGCCTGTCGCTCTCGCTCCTGCTGGCCTTTGCGATGCTGTATCCGGAGGTGCAGGTGCTCCTCTTCTTCGTCATCCCCATCCGGGTCAAGTACTTCGGCTGGTTTGCGGCGGCGCTGTGGGCGCTCAGCTTTCTGGGGTCCGGCATGATGGGAAAACTGAACTATCTGCTCTGTATGCTGAACTTCGTCGTCTTCTTCGGCCCGCAGGCCTGGCGCAGTGTCCGTGCCTGGGTCCGCCGGGAGCAATGGAAACGGAAGAACCGCCGCTGA